The sequence below is a genomic window from Fibrobacter sp. UWB10.
TACCCGCGGCAGCGCAGTTCAGGTTCTACAGCAAAGTAGACAATGTTCGTGATGTCGCCGTGCGAAATGGAATTTGAAAAACCGCAGAACAGATCTCCATCGAAAAACGCCCAAAATTCCCGCTTGATTTTGTTGTCCAGCAAATGCTTTATAGGAATCCGCTCGTTGGCCGGAAACGCCGACTCGTACAGAGCCTTGACCTGCGGCAACCATGGTGATTTCTTTGTGACGTCGAAAAACTGGAGCATAGAAATTAGTCGTTGCGACAGCCCTTCGTAGGGTCGAATTTTGAATCTTTTATAAGATTGTTAATCTTTTTTACTAAACGTTGTGCGTTGGGGTGATAACCATCAAGGTCTGGAAGGAGTAATTTTACCGTAGTCGCTTTTTTATTGTCTGCAAGTTCAATAGTAGCTGATGGATGAAGACACATGTCTTTACCTTGGCTATATTCAATCTCTGGCTCGTAATAGATGATTTCTTCAATAATATCTTGAACCTGATTTGGTGGCAAATCATTGCGATAACAAGAATCTGTTTCCGATATGTCGTAATGGTGCTCTTTTGTTTTTAGAACAATTGAATCTTTATATACGGATATATTCGCTGTAAGCCATTCCCCTCCATTGTACAAAGACGCCGACACGTTGATTTCGCCATTTTTATCGGCTTCAGGATGGTTCGCGTAAAAATCATTTATGGATAGGTCTTGTCGTTCCGTTTGATAAGCGATTTTTCCATAAGCTCGATTGTATGAGGCTTCATATCCCGAAAGGATTAAGGAGAATGCTATAAACGAAATGGCTAGATAACAGGCCCGTCGCTTTTTTGACTTTTTGCTTGTGGTGAAGTAGAAAGTGGACAAAGGAAGGACACCCATAGTTAGTCCGCAAAAACAGCATGCATAAACATAGAACGGCCATGCGTCCATTGGAATTACTATGGAATACGCTATTACGACAGAATGACCTACTGCAATAAAAATGGCCGACAGAATTGAAACGACTCGTCCTGCAATAAGAAATGGCTTGCGGTGCTTGGTGGAAATGTTGACAAAAATGCCAAATACAAATGGAATAATGGCAAAAATGATAATAAGTACAATCTTTGCAATAATCGCGAATAACGGTTCTGTTGGTTCCATAGCTTTAAAAATACCTTTTTTGCGGTGAGAAAGGTATATTTACCTACATGAAATCGTTTGAAAATAAAGTGGTCGTGGTGACGGGCGGGGCGCACGGGATTGGTGCGACTGTCGTGAGTGAATTCGAGAAAGAGGGCGCGAAAGTCGCCTACATCGACATTCGCGAGAATCCCTGTTTTGTGGGGGACCTTTCAAAGAAGGATGTCCTCGAAAAATTTGCGCAGTTCGTCATCGAGAAATATGGCCATGTGGATGTGTTGGTGAATAACGCGCTCCCGCTGATGAAGGGCATTGACGAATGTAGCTACGAGGAATTCAGCTATGCGTTGGCGGTCGGCGTGACGGCTCCGTTCTACCTCGCGAAACTTTTCGCGCCGCATTTTGGGTCGGGCGCGAGCATTATAAACATTTCTTCAAGTCGCGACCGCATGAGCCAACCGCAAACAGAAAGCTATACGGCGGCGAAGGGCGGGATTGCAGCGCTCACGCATGCGCTGGCCGTGAGTTTTGCGGGCCGCGTGCGCGTGAATTCCATTTCGCCGGGCTGGATCGATACGGATTTCAAGATCTACGAAGGCCCCGATGCTACGCAGCAGCCCGCAGGCCGCGTCGGCAACCCGCTCGACATCGCGAACATGGTACTTTATCTCGCGAGCGACAAGGCCGGATTCATTACTGGCGAAAACATCTGCATCGACGGCGGCATGACCCGCCAGATGATTTACCACAACGATTGTGGCTGGAAATTTGAAGGGTGAATGCAGTTATTTGTGAGCCGTACACAAATTTTCTAATGAATCTCCATCTTGGAGAATAAATTCAGCACGGCGACACCGCTGATAATCAGCAAAAGCCCGATAATGGCGCCTAGGTCAGGTGTCTGCTTGAAAAAGAACATACCGCTCAGCGTAATGAGCGCAATGCCGAGCGCCGACCAGGTGGCGTATGCGATGCCGATAGGAATCGTGCGCAGGCAAAGGCTGAGCGGGTACAGCGATGCCACATAGCACAGCAGCGAAAAGATGCTCGGAACCAGTTTCGTGAACTGTTCCGAAAATTTAAGGAGCGTTGTCCCCGCCGCCTCCATGACGATTGCTAGAATCAAGAAAAGATAATTGAGCATAAAACCTCCGCTTTATAATAAAGTATAAAAAAATGTGTTTTTTTTATTTGTCTTTTAGGGGCTAAATTATCTACATTTGTTATAGTTTTTTTATATCGGGTTACCGGAGGTTTTATGAAAAAGTTTTCTATTGTGCGTTGGGTGGCTGAAGTCGGATTCGTTTCTTTATTGGGCGCCTGCAGTTCTGAATCCGTTATTGCAAATTCCGTGGATTCTGTGAATTCGTCTTCTTCTGAGGCAATCATTTCAAGTTCCTCGGAAGTGCCTCCCTCAAGTTCTTCTGTGCAAGAACCCTTTAATCCGAGTGATTATCGCACCTGTGATGAAAAGTACGAAGGCAAATTCTTAATGTATCAGTACACGAAAGTGCTAGATGTCATGGGTACGTCTTTTATAATCGCAACAGATTTTTATAAATGTGAAAGTGGTAAATGGTCTGAACCTATTACAAACGCAAACCCATGGATGGAAAAAATTGGTGGCGATGCGATTGATCGCAATGTGATTGATGGTGATGTGGTTCGCGTTGCTCCAGATGAATGGGTATGCAGTGCTGAAAATGAAGGCTTGGTGCAGTCATGGTCGTATATGTATGCGGCGAATCATGCACCAGGGCGTACGCCAACTTATTATGCTAGGTGTGAACAGGGGGACTGGGTTTTATGCGAACCGGAAAGTTCGTCAAGCAGCAGTGAAAAGTCGAGTAGCAGTGTTGTGGAGTCTTCGTCTAGCGTCGAGGAATCGTCTTCTTCTGAAGTGACGCCGGAGTCTAGTAGCAGTTCTGCTGATGTGCAGTCTAGCTCTAGCGAAGCGGAGTCAAGTTCCAGTAGTAGCGAGGACAAGGTAGATTGTTCGGCACTTCTGGAAGGAGAAACGGGTTGGAGCTGGGATGTACCGAAGGAATGCCGTTTTAACCCTGATATTGACTACGGCTCCATGACCGATGAACGTGATGGCAAAACATATAAGACGGTGAAGATTGGTGACCAAACTTGGATGGCCGAAAACCTGAATTACTATGATGCCTCGGATTTAAATGTGAAGGAAAAGAGTTGGTGCTTTGGAAAGAAGGACAACGGGGATAGCTCTACCTGCGATGTGGCTGGCCGCCTTTACACCTGGGCTGCTGCAATCGATTCCGTAAAACTGGCGACCGATACCAAGAATCCGCAGGATTGCGGCGATGGCAAAAAATGCGCCTTGCCCGACACTGTGTACGGGATTTGTCCGCCGGGCTGGCACTTGCCGAGCAAGGCGGAGTTTGGAACCCTGCTCACGGTGATGGGCGGGCAATCTACCGCAAGCAATGTCCTCAAATCCCAGAGCGGCTGGGCCGAAAGCAAAAATGGTGCAGATGCATTCGGCTTTACTGCATTGCCCGTCGGCGGATGGGCTCCACTCTATGGTTTCTATCTCGCGGGCAATGGGGCCTACTTCTGGAGTGCCACAGGATTCGATGCCGACTATGCCGAACACCTGGGCATAGACTATGATAAAGAGAAAACGTTCCTGGACTTCGCCTACAAGCACGGCGGGAGTTCCGTCCGTTGCCTCAAGAACAATTAGCGAATGAAACCCCTTGTCATTTACGTGCACGGAAAGGGCGGGAACGCCGACGAGGCGCTGCATTACAAGAGCCTGTTCCCTGATGCCGATGTTCGCGGCTTCGATTACAAGGCGGAAACCCCGTGGGATGCCAAGAAGGAATTCCCGGTATATTTTGATTCTGTCGCGGCGGGCTACGGCGAAGTGACTCTTGTTGCGAATAGCATCGGGGCGTTCTTCTCGATGAATGCGCTGGGCGACAAGCTCATCAAGCAGACCTATTTTATTTCGCCGATGGTCAACTTGGAAAAGCTCATTTGCAACATGATGATGTGGGCGGGGGTCTCCGAAGAGGAACTTCGCGAAAAGAAAACCGTGCCCACGAATTTCGGCGAAACGCTTTCATGGGAATACCTGTGCTACGTGCGTGAAAATCCGATCGAGTGGCACATCCCGACGAGAATTCTGTACGGTTCGAACGACAACCTGACCTCGCTAGAAACGATGCGCGAATTCGCCCAGAAAATCGGTGCTCCCTTGACCGTAATGGACGGCGGCGAACACTGGTTCCACACCGCCGAACAAATGGCCTTTCTGGACAAGTGGATGCTAAATTGTTAAAAAAACACGATTTTGGCCTTATTGGTGCGAAAATTGCGAGTTTTGTTGCGTTATTCGTATGAAAAATGCAGAAATTATTGCAAAATTGATATGAATAATGTAGATTTTGGGACATGGAACGCGAAATACTGAAAAATTTCATAGAATGGATGTCTGAGCCTGGGCGTAAGCCGTTGGTGGTGACCGGGGTGCGTCAGTGCGGAAAAACCTACGCAATCAAGGATTTTGGGAACCGTTTTTTTGAAAATTTGGCGTATTTCAATTTCGAGGGAAATACTGCCCTGCAGTCCATCTTCGAGTACGATTTCGATGTCGCTCGCATTGTGATGGAACTGGAGCGCTATTCTAAGCAGAAAATTACGGATGGGAAGACGCTTGTCTTTTTCGACGAAATCCAGGCGTGCCCCAAGGCCATAACGAGCCTGAAGTATTTCTGCGAAGATCGTTCTGGGCTTCATGTGATTGCTGCAGGATCTCTCCTGGGAGTGGTTATCCGCAAGTCGGAAATTTCTTTCCCCGTGGGGAAGGTGGAACGTCTGCAGATGTTCCCCATGAGTTTTGAGGAATTCTTGATGGCGATTGATGACGGCCGGTCCCTACTCGAAGGTCTTTCGAACTATGACCTGCGTCGTGCGCTACCGGAAATGTACACCATTCCGTTACAGAATTATCTGAAACTTTATTATGTTGTCGGCGGTATGCCCGCTGCGGTAGCGTCGTTTGTACAGGAAAATGATTTTGAAAAAGTGGACCGAATTCTGAAAAACATTCTCTTGGATTATGGAGATGATTTTTCAAAGCATGCTCCTCCATCGGATATACCGAAACTTGGGCTTATCTGGGATTCCGTCCCCAAGCAACTGGCAAAGGACAACAACAAGTTTATGTTCTCGCATGTGAAGGCGGGCAAGCGTGCTGCTGATTTGGAAGATGCACTGCAATGGCTTTTTAATGCGGGACTTTTGCACAAACTAGAATGTGTGACGAATGCGGAACTGCCGCTATCGAACAATGCTAACGGCACGGTTTTCAAGGTCTATATGAGCGATGTCGGGTTGTTGCGTGTGAAGTCTGGAATTGACGCCAGCACGATTCTTGAAGAAACACCGCTGTACGCAACGTTCAAGGGTGCGTTTACGGAAAACTATGTAATGAATGAACTTGTGAAGCAGGGGCTGCACCCTTATTTCTGGCGGTCCGAGAACAAGGCTGAACTCGATTTTCTGATTGAGATTAAAAATGAGTTGATGCCGGTTGAAGTCAAGGCGGAAGAACACACGAAAGCGAAAAGCTATGGCGTCTTTTGCAAGAGATTTTCGCCTAAGAAAGGATTCGTACTTTCGCAAAAGAATATCGCCGTGACGAATGACGGACAAACGGAAACATTGCATTTACCGCTTTACCTGTGCGGAAAGATGTTTCGTTGACTGTGATGTGCGGGCGGCGAACACTGGTTCCATACCGCCGAACAGATGGTTTTTCTGGATAAGTGGATTCTAAAATAAAATCTATTGAAGGTTGTTGAATATATTACATTTGCACTGAATGAACTTTAGTAGGGGGCGTTTATGAAGAAGATTCTTGATCTGTCATCTTGGCGGACAGCACTTGGCAACTTGTTGCCTAGTGCGCATGGCCACCAAGGTGGGAGCCGCAAGGCGGCGATAGGATTCATGCTTATTGTGGCGTTTGCTGTTGTCGGGTGCGACGATAGTTCGTCGGCGTCTGCAGGGCCGAATGATGAACCGGCTGTAGAGTCTTCTTCTGCTGCTGAGCACAGCTCGTCGAGTTCTAGTGCCCAGAAGAATTCGTCCAGCAGTGAAAAGGCGAAGTCTTCGTCTTCGAAAGAAGAGAATGTTGCTGAAGAATCGTCGAGTTCGGTAAAGTCGGAATCTTCGCCTTCTGTTGAGAAGACTCTGTCGAGTAGCAGTTCTACTGATGTGCTGTCTAGTTCTAGCGAAACTGTGGTGAAATCCTGTAGTAGTGAGGGTGTGTTGTCGTCAAGTTCTCAGATTGACTGGAAATGGGATTTGCCGAAAGAGGCTTACCTGAATCCGGAAATAGAGTATGATTCTATTACGGACGCTCGTGATGGTAAAGTGTATAAGACTGTAAAAATTGGTGACCAAATATGGATGGCCGAGAACTTGAACTTTGACCCTGGTCAGGGTGGTTCGGGAGAGAATAAATATGACTGGTCTTGGTGTTTTCTTAATGATGCTAAAAACTGCGATGTGATCGGTCGCTTTTACACATGGGCGGCGGCAATTGACTCAGTGAAATTGGCTAACGATGTGGACAACCCGCAGGATTGCGGCTATGACAAAACCTGTACCTTGCCCGATACGGTGTACGGAGTTTGTCCGCCGGGTTGGCACTTGCCTGATTCAACAGAATGGGAAGTCTTATTTTTGACTGTTGGTGGTCAATCAGTAGCCGGCAAGGTGCTCAAGTCTCAGGTTGGTTGGAAAGATAATGGATATAATAATGGAAATGGTTCGGATGCTGTAGGATTCTCTGCGTTGCCAGCTGGCAATGGACAAGTCGGTGGTAAATTCTATCGTTATGGTGGTAACGCCCTTTTTTGGAGTGCCTTCGAAATCGATTCTACCTATGCAGGTGATGTGAACTTGAACTACCTTGATGAGTATGCAGGTGTGGCCGGCCATAATAAAATCAATGCGATGTCTGTCCGTTGCGTAAAGGACTAGCAGTGAGGCGAGTGCAGCGCAGAAATGCTTGTATTTCTGCATTGTCGAGCCGAGCGGCGAGGGACTACGTAGTAGTCCCCTAGCAAGCCGAGTGAAGCGGTCGCCAAGTATACTTAAGCGGCCATTTCCGAGACGCAGCATTCTGCACTACGAAATAGTGCCACAACTAGGCCTGCCTGGCAGTGGGCCCAAAGGCGGAGACGGTTGTGGTGCCCCCTCTTTTTTTTGAAAACATCTTTTTACCAGGAAACTGGTATTCAAACGCTTCAAAAAAGCGTGTATAAATAAGAATAGGGATAACCTCTATTCGCTCGCGGGAGGCGTTCCCGGTAAAAAGTATAATATGATCACACAATTAGTTGCTTTTCTCATTAAATGTAATTATATTATAATTACGCCATGAGGTTCTGCATGGAAGTAGAATTTGAGTGGGTTGTTTTGTGGGAGACGGATTATGAAAAAGGAATACGATTTTGCAAGCATGAAGGCGATGAAAAATCCTTATGCTGCCGCATTGAAAAAGCAGATTACAATCCGTCTGAATTCGAGTACTATTGAGTACTTCAAGAATATGGCGAAAGAGGTCGGCATTCCCTACCAGACCCTTATTGACTCTTATTTGACGGATTGCGCCCAGTGCAAACGCAAACTGACCATGCATTGGAAGTAACATAAGGCGGTCGAAAGGCCGCCTTTTGTCGTTTTAGGCGAAATAAATTACATTTGCTTAGAATTTATTATATCGGGTTACCGGAGAATTTATGAAAAAGTTTATTCTTGCGATGGGTTTGGTGGCATTTGCGTTTGTCGGATGCGATGATAGTTCGTCAGCATCGGCAGGGCAGAATGATGAACCGGGTGTAGAATCGTCTTCTTCGGTTAAGCAAGGCGAATCATCCTCCTCCGTCATTCCGGGTGGCGACCCGGAATCTAGCAGTGGAAAGGCGAAGAGTTCGTCATCGAGTGTTGTTGATCCATTGACTGTAGTTATGGGGGTGATGATCGACTCCCGCGGTGGCCAGACCTACAAGACTGTTACCATCGGCACGCAGGTTTGGATGGCGGAAAACCTGAACTATGAAACGACGAACTCTTACTGCTATGACGACGATCCTTCCAACTGCTCCAAGTACGGTCGCCTTTACACATGGGCTGCTGCGACAACAGCTTGTCCCATTGGTTGGCACTTGCCCAGCGACGATGAATGGAATACGCTTTTCACAGCGGTTGGCGGAGATTCAATAGCGGGCAAGATGCTCAAGTCCGCCGGCGGCTGGAATGATAATCACGGGGCAAGTGGCAACGGCACGGACACCTATGCGTTCTCGGCGTTGCCTGCTGGCGTCAGAATCTACGGTGATTGGGGTTACGACTACGAGGGCACCGTCGTGCACTTCTGGAGTAGTTCTACGGAGGGCGGATTCGATGGCGTGTACAACGTGCTCATGGGCTACGGCTACGATGATGCGGACCTGGACTATACCGATAAGTACAACGGGTATTCCGTCCGTTGTCTCAAGGACTATTCGGATGCCCCAATGCAGTCCAGTAGTAGTGTAAAATCAAGTAGTTCAGTCAAATCCAGCAGCAGTTCCGCGAAGTTTAGTAGTAGTTCAGCCAAATCCAGTAGCAGTTTGGCAAAGTCTAGTAGTAGCGAGTCTAGCAGCAGTGTAAGCGAAGTATCATCAAGTTCTTTGAAAGACTTTGATTGGAGTTTACCCAAAGAGACTTACTTGAATCCTGAAATAAAGTATGATTCTGTTACGGACACTCGTGATGGCAAGGTTTACAGGACGGTTAAAATTGGTGAACAAACCTGGATGGCGGAAAACCTGAACTTTGACCCTGGTCAGGGAGGCTCGGGTGAGGATAAATATGATTGGTCCTGGTGCTACAACGATGAACCTGCAAACTGTGATGTGACAGGTCGATTTTACACCTGGGCCGCGGCGATTGACTCGGTGAAACTAGCAAATGATGCCGATAATCCGCTTGAATGCGGTTACGACAAATTTTGCAATCTGACCGGCACGGTGCAGGGCATTTGCCCCACGGGCTGGCACTTGCCATCGCGAACGGAATGGGATGTCCTGTTCACGGCAGTGGGCGGCCAATCCAGTGCGGGCAAGGTTCTCAAGTCGCAGAGTGGCTGGTATAAGAACAATGGTACGGATGCGTTTGGTTTTTCTGCGTTGCCTGCTGGCTTATGGAATCATGCTTTCAATTATGACGGCTGGCTTGCGTATTTTTGGTGCTCAACTGAGAACGATCGCTCCCGCGCGTGTGCCGCGGCCATGGACTACTACCACACGGATGCGAGCCTGGGCAACTCCACTAAGTACTACGGGTTTTCAGTCCGTTGCGTAAAGGACGAATAAGATTGTCTCGTGGATTGTAAAATTTTCATGCGCCCCTTGCCAGTTTTCTGAATCTTAGGTACATTAATGCCCGACGCATCTCGCTGTTTTAAGGCGAGGTGCGTTTTCGTTTTATAGCGAAAACGCCTCTAACAACAAACAGGTCACCATGTGACCACAACAACGGAGGCTATATGGATAGACCAAACCTATCAGAAAAAGATGTAAAAAGAGTTTGGGTAGAGGACGATGCAATTTGTGTTGAACTCAAAGATGGTCGAATTGGGTGGGAACTCATCCGCGATTATGAACCGCTGAGAAAAGCTACTCGAAAACAGCTGGAAAACTGTCGCGTTGATTGCGATGGTGTGTGTTTTGATGATCTTGATGAAGGTTTGGAACTTTCGAACTTCTTTTTTCCAGAAAAACTTGACGACTAATCAAAAATTGATTATATTCAACTATGTACAATGTAACTATAACCAAAAGAGCCCAAAGAAGTGCTGCGACGATGCCGAAGGCTGTGCAAAACAAGCTCAAGGCTCTCGTTCAGTCTCTAAAGGTCTCTGGGCCGGTGCAGCCATTGTTTTGGCATTACTCCAAGCTCGGAGGCGACAGGTATCATTGTCACTTGGCGCTAAACTGGGTGGCATGTTGGACTTGTAAGGATAGCTCTATAGATATTGAGGTGTATTATGCTGGCAGTCGTGAAAAGGCCCCGTATTGAAATCAGGGCGAAACATATCCCCGCTCCGCTTGTCCGGTTTTTGAAGAATACCTATAAACCGGAGAATGTAATCGTCAGTGACGAAGATGTTGCTGTTCCTTTTGAAGAATCGGAATGGTTTAAGTCCTTGGAAACGACTCCGGGCGAGATGATTGTGGCAAATAGGGATTTGCGCAATTGGTCGCAAGTGACTTTGGCGGAGAAACTTGGAATCCAGGTGCAAAACCTGTGTGCTATGGAAAACGGACGCAGGACGGTTTCCCGTAAGATGGCGGTAAAACTTGGTGAAATCTTTGGAACGGATCCTGCGGCATTCTTTGATTTCGGGAAGTAGAGTGGCTTATCGCCTCTAAAATTTTAGCCGTCCGTGATGTGCGGGCGGCTTTGCTCTTTTATTGGGCGAATTCGACTTTGCTGAAAGACTTGTAATGGTTGCCGGTGTAATAGATATTGCAACCGCTGCTATAGACGAGGCGGTTGGTTCCTCGGTTGCTTGCGAAGTAATCGACATCGGCTTCGTACCAGGTCCCTTGGGGCAATAATCCTTCGCGATTTTCGAAATAATCTCCGCCAATCATCACGCCGAGAGTTGTTAAAGGATTGAAATTCCATTTGGTAAAATACCGGCCGGTTTTTTGCTCGTAGAGCCTTTTACCTTCG
It includes:
- a CDS encoding SDR family oxidoreductase, translated to MKSFENKVVVVTGGAHGIGATVVSEFEKEGAKVAYIDIRENPCFVGDLSKKDVLEKFAQFVIEKYGHVDVLVNNALPLMKGIDECSYEEFSYALAVGVTAPFYLAKLFAPHFGSGASIINISSSRDRMSQPQTESYTAAKGGIAALTHALAVSFAGRVRVNSISPGWIDTDFKIYEGPDATQQPAGRVGNPLDIANMVLYLASDKAGFITGENICIDGGMTRQMIYHNDCGWKFEG
- a CDS encoding multidrug efflux SMR transporter, with the protein product MLNYLFLILAIVMEAAGTTLLKFSEQFTKLVPSIFSLLCYVASLYPLSLCLRTIPIGIAYATWSALGIALITLSGMFFFKQTPDLGAIIGLLLIISGVAVLNLFSKMEIH
- a CDS encoding fibrobacter succinogenes major paralogous domain-containing protein encodes the protein MKKFSIVRWVAEVGFVSLLGACSSESVIANSVDSVNSSSSEAIISSSSEVPPSSSSVQEPFNPSDYRTCDEKYEGKFLMYQYTKVLDVMGTSFIIATDFYKCESGKWSEPITNANPWMEKIGGDAIDRNVIDGDVVRVAPDEWVCSAENEGLVQSWSYMYAANHAPGRTPTYYARCEQGDWVLCEPESSSSSSEKSSSSVVESSSSVEESSSSEVTPESSSSSADVQSSSSEAESSSSSSEDKVDCSALLEGETGWSWDVPKECRFNPDIDYGSMTDERDGKTYKTVKIGDQTWMAENLNYYDASDLNVKEKSWCFGKKDNGDSSTCDVAGRLYTWAAAIDSVKLATDTKNPQDCGDGKKCALPDTVYGICPPGWHLPSKAEFGTLLTVMGGQSTASNVLKSQSGWAESKNGADAFGFTALPVGGWAPLYGFYLAGNGAYFWSATGFDADYAEHLGIDYDKEKTFLDFAYKHGGSSVRCLKNN
- a CDS encoding alpha/beta hydrolase; translated protein: MKPLVIYVHGKGGNADEALHYKSLFPDADVRGFDYKAETPWDAKKEFPVYFDSVAAGYGEVTLVANSIGAFFSMNALGDKLIKQTYFISPMVNLEKLICNMMMWAGVSEEELREKKTVPTNFGETLSWEYLCYVRENPIEWHIPTRILYGSNDNLTSLETMREFAQKIGAPLTVMDGGEHWFHTAEQMAFLDKWMLNC
- a CDS encoding ATP-binding protein: MEREILKNFIEWMSEPGRKPLVVTGVRQCGKTYAIKDFGNRFFENLAYFNFEGNTALQSIFEYDFDVARIVMELERYSKQKITDGKTLVFFDEIQACPKAITSLKYFCEDRSGLHVIAAGSLLGVVIRKSEISFPVGKVERLQMFPMSFEEFLMAIDDGRSLLEGLSNYDLRRALPEMYTIPLQNYLKLYYVVGGMPAAVASFVQENDFEKVDRILKNILLDYGDDFSKHAPPSDIPKLGLIWDSVPKQLAKDNNKFMFSHVKAGKRAADLEDALQWLFNAGLLHKLECVTNAELPLSNNANGTVFKVYMSDVGLLRVKSGIDASTILEETPLYATFKGAFTENYVMNELVKQGLHPYFWRSENKAELDFLIEIKNELMPVEVKAEEHTKAKSYGVFCKRFSPKKGFVLSQKNIAVTNDGQTETLHLPLYLCGKMFR
- a CDS encoding fibrobacter succinogenes major paralogous domain-containing protein codes for the protein MKKILDLSSWRTALGNLLPSAHGHQGGSRKAAIGFMLIVAFAVVGCDDSSSASAGPNDEPAVESSSAAEHSSSSSSAQKNSSSSEKAKSSSSKEENVAEESSSSVKSESSPSVEKTLSSSSSTDVLSSSSETVVKSCSSEGVLSSSSQIDWKWDLPKEAYLNPEIEYDSITDARDGKVYKTVKIGDQIWMAENLNFDPGQGGSGENKYDWSWCFLNDAKNCDVIGRFYTWAAAIDSVKLANDVDNPQDCGYDKTCTLPDTVYGVCPPGWHLPDSTEWEVLFLTVGGQSVAGKVLKSQVGWKDNGYNNGNGSDAVGFSALPAGNGQVGGKFYRYGGNALFWSAFEIDSTYAGDVNLNYLDEYAGVAGHNKINAMSVRCVKD
- a CDS encoding BrnA antitoxin family protein, whose product is MKKEYDFASMKAMKNPYAAALKKQITIRLNSSTIEYFKNMAKEVGIPYQTLIDSYLTDCAQCKRKLTMHWK
- a CDS encoding fibrobacter succinogenes major paralogous domain-containing protein, giving the protein MKKFILAMGLVAFAFVGCDDSSSASAGQNDEPGVESSSSVKQGESSSSVIPGGDPESSSGKAKSSSSSVVDPLTVVMGVMIDSRGGQTYKTVTIGTQVWMAENLNYETTNSYCYDDDPSNCSKYGRLYTWAAATTACPIGWHLPSDDEWNTLFTAVGGDSIAGKMLKSAGGWNDNHGASGNGTDTYAFSALPAGVRIYGDWGYDYEGTVVHFWSSSTEGGFDGVYNVLMGYGYDDADLDYTDKYNGYSVRCLKDYSDAPMQSSSSVKSSSSVKSSSSSAKFSSSSAKSSSSLAKSSSSESSSSVSEVSSSSLKDFDWSLPKETYLNPEIKYDSVTDTRDGKVYRTVKIGEQTWMAENLNFDPGQGGSGEDKYDWSWCYNDEPANCDVTGRFYTWAAAIDSVKLANDADNPLECGYDKFCNLTGTVQGICPTGWHLPSRTEWDVLFTAVGGQSSAGKVLKSQSGWYKNNGTDAFGFSALPAGLWNHAFNYDGWLAYFWCSTENDRSRACAAAMDYYHTDASLGNSTKYYGFSVRCVKDE
- a CDS encoding DUF2442 domain-containing protein, with protein sequence MDRPNLSEKDVKRVWVEDDAICVELKDGRIGWELIRDYEPLRKATRKQLENCRVDCDGVCFDDLDEGLELSNFFFPEKLDD
- a CDS encoding helix-turn-helix transcriptional regulator; this encodes MLAVVKRPRIEIRAKHIPAPLVRFLKNTYKPENVIVSDEDVAVPFEESEWFKSLETTPGEMIVANRDLRNWSQVTLAEKLGIQVQNLCAMENGRRTVSRKMAVKLGEIFGTDPAAFFDFGK